A genomic region of Saccopteryx bilineata isolate mSacBil1 chromosome 1, mSacBil1_pri_phased_curated, whole genome shotgun sequence contains the following coding sequences:
- the UBTFL1 gene encoding upstream-binding factor 1-like protein 1 — MALTNGQAQWPEEDIVILLNLMENNLPSNDSHTFKTTQSYMDWEKVAFKDYSGEMCKLKWLEISKKIRKVRTLTELVREAKERVRNPYKSKNRKKHPDFPKKPLTAYLRFFNENRLLYSQMHPKLSNQELTKVLSEKYRALPEQMKLKYIRDFQKEKQVFEEKLVQFRKDHPDLVQNSRNSVVPKRSPAKTQKKFQENVDVKSPPGNYFSEKIEFPGEPQKPPMNEYHKFHQDLWQSRELQGLPPRERMVEIGRRWQHVPRSQKECYRKQAEELQKQYKVDLDHWLKGLSPADYAAYRERTYTKRKNMNMNGGPDPKIIRTDVLSPSARPLQKGLAQVQGLQAPETESSEPIGGHFHSSLESEENKEDGRKAEGSTSSDWSSGDEDEECESKNSESSSSSSGDASDSDFN, encoded by the coding sequence ATGGCTTTGACTAATGGCCAAGCCCAATGGCCCGAAGAAGATATTGTGATATTACTGAACCTCATGGAGAACAACCTTCCATCCAATGATAGCCACACCTTCAAAACAACCCAGTCATATATGGACTGGGAAAAAGTAGCGTTTAAAGATTATTCTGGAGAAATGTGCAAACTCAAATGGTTAGAGATCTCTAAAAAGATAAGAAAGGTTCGCACTTTGACAGAATTAGTCCGGGAAGCTAAAGAACGTGTTAGAAATCCCTACAAAAGCAAAAATCGCAAGAAACATCCGGACTTTCCTAAGAAGCCCCTGACCGCTTACCTCCGCTTTTTCAACGAGAATCGGCTCCTGTACTCGCAAATGCACCCCAAACTCAGTAACCAGGAGCTGACCAAGGTCCTGTCGGAGAAATACAGGGCTCTCCCGGAGCAGATGAAGCTGAAGTATATTAGAGATTTCCAGAAGGAAAAACAGGTATTTGAGGAGAAATTGGTTCAGTTTAGGAAGGACCACCCTGACCTAGTCCAGAACTCCAGGAACTCTGTTGTTCCCAAAAGGAGCCCAGCCAAAACCCAAAAGAAGTTTCAGGAAAATGTGGATGTGAAGTCTCCTCCAGGAAACTATTTTTCTGAGAAGATAGAATTCCCTGGAGAGCCCCAGAAGCCCCCAATGAACGAGTACCACAAGTTCCACCAGGATTTGTGGCAGAGTAGGGAGCTGCAAGGCCTGCCCCCGAGGGAGCGCATGGTGGAGATTGGCAGACGCTGGCAGCACGTCCCGCGGAGCCAGAAGGAGTGCTATAGGAAGCAAGCCGAGGAGCTGCAGAAACAGTACAAGGTGGACCTGGATCACTGGCTCAAGGGTCTGTCTCCTGCAGACTACGCGGCTTACAGAGAGAGAACCTACACTAAGCGTAAGAACATGAACATGAATGGAGGCCCAGATCCCAAGATCATCAGGACAGATGTGCTGTCTCCATCAGCAAGGCCTCTGCAAAAGGGGCTTGCACAGGTGCAGGGGCTGCAGGCTCCAGAGACAGAATCATCGGAGCCTATTGGGGGCCATTTTCATTCTTCACTGGAATcagaagaaaataaggaagatGGGAGAAAGGCCGAAGGAAGTACTTCCTCAGACTGGAGCAGTGGAGATGAGGATGAAGAATGTGAGTCTAAGAACAGCGAGTCCAGTTCATCTTCATCAGGGGACGCTTCTGACTCAGACTTCAACTGA